Proteins co-encoded in one Actinomadura luteofluorescens genomic window:
- a CDS encoding helix-turn-helix domain-containing protein: protein MPQPRVTTVRMRRLGTELRKLRESAGYTIEQVAEHLECSPSRVSRIETGKAQPPKQRELRDLLELFGASDARIQDALLQLAREAAQPGWYSEFQDVFPPHFGSYIGLESEATELRHFDNQLVHGLLQTPEYAREVLRTTLPGEAPKTIDRLLELRLARQQLLERAFPRFSLWVILDENVLRRQIGAPQVMREQIHRLLEAIKTPNVTLQVLPFAKGAHVGLDGPFSLLGFPEPTDPDVVYVESQAGNAYLEQPHQVNRMNTKFNLLVASALDPRETASFLRRVEEEIQ from the coding sequence ATGCCGCAACCGCGGGTCACGACAGTACGTATGCGCCGACTCGGCACCGAGCTTCGCAAGTTGAGGGAGAGCGCCGGATACACGATCGAGCAGGTCGCTGAACACCTTGAGTGCTCACCCTCACGGGTGAGTCGGATCGAGACCGGCAAGGCACAGCCGCCCAAACAGCGCGAGCTTCGCGACCTGCTGGAGTTGTTCGGCGCGTCCGATGCCCGGATTCAGGACGCCCTCCTCCAACTTGCTCGGGAAGCGGCACAGCCGGGTTGGTACAGCGAATTCCAGGACGTCTTCCCGCCGCACTTCGGCTCCTACATCGGCCTGGAGAGCGAAGCCACTGAGCTGCGGCATTTCGACAACCAACTCGTCCACGGCCTACTGCAAACACCCGAGTACGCACGTGAGGTGTTACGGACAACTCTGCCTGGCGAGGCGCCCAAGACCATCGACCGACTCCTGGAGCTCCGCCTCGCCCGGCAACAGCTCCTCGAGCGTGCCTTCCCGCGGTTCTCCCTATGGGTGATCCTTGACGAGAACGTACTGCGCAGGCAGATCGGGGCCCCTCAGGTGATGCGTGAGCAGATACACCGGCTCCTCGAAGCGATCAAGACTCCCAACGTCACTTTGCAGGTCCTACCCTTCGCTAAGGGCGCGCACGTCGGGCTCGACGGGCCGTTCTCGCTACTCGGCTTTCCCGAACCCACCGACCCGGACGTCGTATACGTCGAGAGTCAGGCCGGCAACGCCTACCTGGAGCAACCGCATCAAGTGAACCGCATGAACACCAAGTTCAACCTGCTGGTGGCATCGGCACTCGACCCCCGTGAAACGGCGTCCTTCCTGCGCAGAGTCGAAGAGGAGATTCAATGA
- the arsB gene encoding ACR3 family arsenite efflux transporter produces MAMAIGLGLGRAVPGLDDALSKVEAGGISLPIALGLLVMMYPVLAKVRYDRLDTVTGDRRLMVSSLVLNWLVGPAVMFALAWIFLPDLPEYRTGLIIVGLARCIAMVIIWNDLACGDREAAAVLVALNSVFQVVAFGVLGWFYLQVLPGWLGLDTNDLHFSTGKIVVNVLVFLGVPLLAGYLTRRFGEKARGREWYESRFLPRIGPVALYGLLFTIVILFALQGKTITSQPGDVARIAVPLLVYFALMWGGAFALGRGVRLSYPRTATLAFTAAGNNFELAIAVAIGTFGVTSGQALSGVVGPLIEVPVLVGLVYVSLWLRRRFSKAPERLESRR; encoded by the coding sequence ATGGCGATGGCGATCGGCCTCGGCCTCGGACGGGCCGTTCCCGGACTCGATGACGCCCTGAGTAAGGTCGAGGCGGGCGGAATTTCGCTGCCGATCGCGCTCGGGTTGCTGGTGATGATGTATCCGGTGCTGGCCAAGGTGCGCTACGACCGGCTCGACACCGTCACCGGCGACCGCCGTCTGATGGTCTCTTCGCTGGTGTTGAACTGGCTGGTCGGACCCGCCGTGATGTTCGCGCTGGCCTGGATCTTCCTGCCCGACCTGCCCGAGTACCGCACGGGATTGATCATCGTCGGGCTCGCGCGCTGCATCGCGATGGTCATCATCTGGAATGACCTGGCTTGCGGCGACCGGGAGGCCGCGGCGGTGCTGGTCGCGCTGAACTCGGTGTTCCAGGTCGTCGCGTTCGGGGTGCTCGGCTGGTTCTACCTGCAGGTCCTGCCGGGCTGGCTCGGACTGGACACCAATGACCTGCACTTCTCCACCGGCAAGATCGTGGTGAACGTGCTGGTGTTCCTCGGCGTCCCGCTGCTGGCCGGCTACCTCACCCGGCGTTTCGGCGAGAAGGCTCGCGGCCGCGAATGGTACGAGTCGCGGTTCCTTCCCCGCATCGGCCCGGTCGCGCTGTACGGGCTGCTGTTCACCATCGTGATCCTGTTCGCCCTGCAGGGAAAGACGATCACGTCCCAGCCGGGCGACGTCGCCCGGATCGCGGTCCCGCTGCTGGTCTACTTCGCGTTGATGTGGGGCGGGGCGTTCGCCTTGGGCCGGGGCGTCCGGCTGTCCTACCCGCGCACCGCGACCCTGGCGTTCACCGCCGCCGGGAACAACTTCGAGCTGGCCATCGCGGTCGCGATCGGAACCTTCGGCGTTACCTCCGGCCAAGCCCTGTCGGGCGTCGTCGGGCCGCTGATCGAGGTACCTGTGCTGGTCGGGCTCGTCTACGTCTCGCTCTGGCTGCGTCGCCGCTTCTCCAAGGCGCCCGAACGGCTGGAGAGCCGACGATGA
- a CDS encoding DUF397 domain-containing protein, producing MTNQPPSPLPWRKATASQGSQGCVELAPLHGGIAVRDSKDPDGPVFLLNRDGWRQLAKMASHGKLDL from the coding sequence ATGACTAACCAGCCCCCCTCCCCCCTCCCCTGGCGCAAGGCGACCGCCAGCCAGGGCAGCCAGGGCTGCGTCGAACTCGCTCCCCTCCACGGAGGTATCGCTGTCCGCGACTCCAAGGACCCCGACGGTCCGGTGTTTCTTCTGAACCGCGATGGGTGGCGCCAACTGGCCAAGATGGCTAGCCACGGAAAGCTCGACCTCTAG
- a CDS encoding arsenate reductase ArsC has product MPDKPSVLFVCVHNAGRSQMAAAYLTHLAGDRVEVRSAGSEPADQVNPAVVQAMAEEGIDISTEIPKVLTIDAVQASDVVITMGCGDTCPVFPGKRYLDWQLDDPAGQGVDAVRPIRDEIRGRIEKLTAELKAAPEQA; this is encoded by the coding sequence ATGCCTGACAAGCCCAGTGTGCTGTTCGTCTGCGTCCACAATGCCGGACGCTCCCAAATGGCCGCCGCCTACCTCACTCACCTCGCCGGCGACCGGGTCGAAGTCCGCTCCGCTGGGTCTGAGCCCGCCGACCAGGTGAACCCCGCCGTCGTCCAAGCCATGGCGGAAGAGGGCATCGACATCTCCACCGAGATCCCCAAGGTCCTCACTATCGACGCCGTCCAGGCCTCAGACGTCGTCATCACCATGGGCTGCGGCGATACCTGCCCGGTTTTCCCCGGCAAGCGCTACCTCGACTGGCAGCTCGACGACCCCGCCGGCCAAGGCGTCGACGCCGTCCGCCCCATCCGCGACGAGATCCGGGGCCGCATCGAGAAACTCACCGCCGAACTGAAGGCCGCGCCAGAGCAGGCGTGA
- a CDS encoding arsenate reductase ArsC, with amino-acid sequence MSATVDRAVFDRIAVRLAARSHGLVSVDTVKRLVIDSYQQLHSTSRIGAHLVVLAERFATERLTALAQADGRFAKPAPEVLFVCDANAGRSQMAAALAIARGQGRVHARSAGTAPKAELELAVVEVMAEIGVDLSAEFPKPLTDELVGAADLVITLGCGGACAFLPGVRYLDWSIPDPAGQPLYEIRRIRDEIDLLVTDLLTTLDPQRSLDA; translated from the coding sequence ATGAGCGCGACCGTCGACCGCGCCGTCTTCGACCGCATCGCCGTGCGACTGGCCGCCCGCTCCCATGGGTTGGTCTCCGTCGACACCGTGAAGCGTCTGGTCATCGACTCCTACCAGCAGCTGCACTCCACCTCGCGCATCGGCGCTCACCTGGTGGTCCTGGCCGAGCGGTTCGCCACCGAGCGGCTCACCGCCCTTGCCCAGGCCGACGGCCGATTCGCCAAACCGGCCCCCGAGGTGCTGTTCGTCTGCGACGCCAACGCCGGACGCTCCCAGATGGCGGCGGCGCTCGCCATAGCCCGCGGACAAGGCCGTGTGCATGCACGTTCGGCAGGCACGGCACCGAAGGCCGAACTGGAACTGGCCGTCGTCGAGGTCATGGCCGAGATCGGCGTGGATCTGTCCGCCGAGTTCCCCAAGCCGCTGACCGACGAGCTGGTCGGCGCCGCCGACCTGGTCATCACGCTGGGCTGCGGCGGGGCGTGTGCCTTCCTACCCGGCGTCCGCTACCTGGACTGGAGCATCCCTGACCCTGCCGGCCAGCCCCTATACGAGATCCGCCGCATCCGCGACGAAATCGACCTGCTCGTCACCGACCTGCTCACCACCCTCGACCCGCAACGGAGCCTTGATGCCTGA
- a CDS encoding ATP-binding protein — MLTGEPTDIPAGGACAFRLPSDASTASQARSLLAATMRPLGFASDQIEDGELAVSELATNAYTYASPTGRVSAAEQELWIWARICPTPELVVSIFDTQRETWPVIRDAELLDEHGKGLSIVAAVSAGTGTHLTRSRLTAAPGKCVWFTLALPTPWQMIDQAPTPTLAACQLSDALKARGISTSYRREDSGATVLSTRSLSIWIGSKTFTWHDGHRYTRQSLIDLQETAERITSHHETHPSVSPA, encoded by the coding sequence GTGCTGACGGGCGAACCGACCGACATCCCAGCCGGCGGAGCGTGCGCTTTCCGCCTCCCCAGTGACGCGAGTACCGCCTCCCAGGCACGCTCTCTCCTCGCTGCGACAATGCGCCCGCTGGGCTTCGCCTCAGATCAGATCGAGGACGGTGAACTCGCAGTGTCCGAGCTAGCTACCAATGCCTACACCTATGCGTCCCCGACCGGGCGCGTCAGCGCGGCGGAGCAGGAACTCTGGATCTGGGCACGCATCTGTCCCACTCCTGAACTGGTCGTCTCGATCTTCGACACACAGCGAGAGACCTGGCCAGTCATCCGCGACGCCGAGCTGCTCGATGAGCACGGCAAGGGGCTCTCCATCGTCGCGGCCGTCTCCGCCGGCACCGGGACCCACCTCACCCGGTCACGCCTCACCGCGGCGCCCGGCAAGTGTGTCTGGTTCACCCTCGCATTACCAACCCCCTGGCAGATGATCGATCAAGCTCCTACGCCGACGCTGGCGGCATGTCAGCTCTCCGACGCACTCAAAGCCCGCGGCATTTCGACCTCCTACCGCAGGGAAGACAGCGGAGCCACCGTCCTCAGCACCCGAAGCCTGAGCATCTGGATCGGGTCCAAGACGTTCACCTGGCACGACGGTCACCGCTACACCCGCCAATCACTGATCGACCTCCAAGAGACCGCCGAGCGCATCACCAGCCATCACGAAACTCACCCCTCGGTATCCCCTGCCTGA